From Zhongshania aliphaticivorans, one genomic window encodes:
- a CDS encoding SOS response-associated peptidase, giving the protein MCGAFEQHGIAMHKWAAILADWPANDIDRKNIRPTDLAATLDAQGHALRKWSLLPRWSKEPKLKFATFNARAETLTEKPTFRDAWRRSQRCIIPASAYFEWPVLDGKKQCHRLARDDGEGILFGGLWETWQQAEIQLETFTIITTAAARDIDWVHPRTPLLIDIEHIDQWLTASPEEAGHLLRPRHNTGLQACAVLSPKEC; this is encoded by the coding sequence ATGTGCGGCGCATTTGAACAGCATGGTATAGCGATGCATAAATGGGCCGCGATATTGGCTGATTGGCCAGCTAATGATATCGACAGAAAAAATATCCGTCCCACTGATTTGGCTGCGACCCTTGATGCGCAGGGCCATGCGCTGCGCAAGTGGTCGCTGCTTCCCCGTTGGTCAAAGGAGCCAAAGCTAAAGTTCGCCACATTTAATGCCCGTGCTGAAACACTCACTGAGAAGCCCACTTTTCGTGATGCCTGGCGTCGATCGCAGCGTTGTATTATTCCCGCCTCGGCCTATTTTGAATGGCCGGTATTAGATGGCAAAAAGCAATGTCACCGATTAGCTAGAGATGACGGCGAAGGGATTTTATTTGGTGGACTATGGGAGACGTGGCAACAGGCAGAAATACAGCTTGAGACCTTTACGATCATTACCACTGCTGCGGCAAGGGATATTGACTGGGTTCACCCGCGCACCCCGTTGTTAATTGACATAGAGCATATTGATCAATGGTTAACGGCTTCGCCAGAAGAGGCTGGGCATTTGCTGCGGCCAAGGCATAACACTGGCTTGCAGGCGTGTGCGGTGCTTAGCCCTAAAGAATGTTAA
- a CDS encoding PepSY-associated TM helix domain-containing protein, which translates to MRVFFTLVHRYLGLSIAVFLIITGLTGAIISWDHELDELLNPHLLEASTAGTPQSATRLAHRVEQQYPEVQVTYYETAAELGHSYAYWVEPRVNPQSGELYRPGFNQVYVDPVSGDILGKREWGAVWPISRENFVSFLYKLHFSLHIPEFKDIHWGVLLLGVIALIWTVDCFVGFYLTLPRRRRKRRVSQVRGDQFRSNQSYWQRWKAAWKIRRKAGSYKLNFDLHRAFGLWTWLLLFVIAFTGFSLNLYREVFFPLMSLVSDVTPTPIDSRTPSGHHNPIEAHFGFEKAIALGAEQGRGRNWQAPVGSLWYAREFGVYRLEFFAPEDGHGAGGVGHKAIYIDAKTGDYLGDWLPWQGSAADIFVQAQFPAHSGRILGLPGRILISVMGVVVAMLSVTGVIIWLRKRGARVVVQRRQSRYA; encoded by the coding sequence ATGCGTGTTTTCTTCACCCTTGTGCATCGCTATCTTGGCTTAAGTATCGCGGTGTTTTTAATTATTACGGGGCTGACCGGCGCCATTATCTCTTGGGATCACGAGTTGGACGAACTGCTCAATCCTCATTTGCTAGAGGCCTCCACGGCCGGTACACCGCAAAGTGCAACTCGCTTGGCGCACCGAGTTGAGCAGCAATACCCAGAGGTGCAGGTCACATACTATGAGACCGCTGCGGAACTCGGGCATAGCTACGCGTATTGGGTAGAGCCACGAGTAAATCCGCAAAGTGGTGAACTGTATCGCCCCGGCTTTAATCAGGTTTATGTCGACCCTGTTAGCGGCGACATTCTCGGGAAACGGGAATGGGGTGCGGTGTGGCCAATAAGCCGTGAAAACTTTGTGTCTTTTCTCTACAAATTGCACTTTAGCCTGCATATCCCTGAGTTTAAAGATATTCACTGGGGCGTGTTATTACTGGGGGTAATTGCCCTTATTTGGACAGTAGACTGTTTTGTTGGCTTTTATTTGACGCTACCGCGTCGTCGTCGGAAGCGCCGCGTAAGTCAGGTGAGGGGCGATCAGTTTCGGAGTAATCAATCTTACTGGCAACGTTGGAAAGCTGCGTGGAAAATTCGTCGCAAGGCGGGTAGTTATAAGCTTAATTTCGATTTACATCGCGCCTTTGGTTTATGGACTTGGCTACTACTATTTGTGATCGCCTTTACTGGCTTCTCGCTGAATCTGTATCGAGAGGTGTTTTTTCCGCTGATGAGTCTCGTCTCCGACGTGACACCGACACCCATCGACAGCCGTACCCCCTCTGGTCATCACAATCCTATTGAAGCGCATTTTGGTTTTGAAAAAGCCATTGCATTAGGTGCCGAGCAAGGTCGTGGGCGCAACTGGCAAGCCCCGGTTGGCAGTCTTTGGTATGCACGGGAATTTGGGGTTTACCGCTTGGAGTTTTTTGCCCCAGAGGACGGCCACGGCGCCGGTGGTGTAGGTCACAAAGCAATTTATATCGACGCCAAAACCGGTGACTACCTTGGCGATTGGTTGCCCTGGCAGGGCAGCGCTGCGGATATTTTCGTGCAAGCGCAGTTTCCCGCCCATTCCGGCAGAATACTCGGTTTGCCCGGTCGTATACTTATTTCGGTAATGGGCGTGGTGGTGGCCATGTTAAGTGTGACGGGGGTTATTATTTGGCTGCGAAAACGGGGAGCCAGAGTTGTGGTGCAAAGGCGACAGTCGCGCTATGCATAA
- a CDS encoding thrombospondin type 3 repeat-containing protein: MLRQQLALFRAKGFAIALISAAVSACGGGGGGGSSASSAASIGGAGVKGPLANASINAYAFDANSIDLLGALLGSGSTNDSAAITDLSIPASHRGAVILEISADEYTVDISTGTVPIIKRLLTVINVSDASLDDVYLSPLTTIAYRLAAQNGDLATPVYNGNADGQLSEEEFLSAFSVASRQTASALGFGMSASVSLNSTAPLINNSVNSVEKQVLAAQYRTAIEAVSAVAKSLADSATQNNAANTVDSEAMLAALADDLADGSIDGLSKGNVIAAFSDVNNVVDLVTVDPSTLVIPGTNIKVTEIASVLVSEKNRTGAGTDTAALESGEAKSEPVAARTVPDSDDDGVDDSQDNCPALANSQQADLDGDGKGDICDEDIDGDGVNNDADAFPEEENESVDTDLDGTGNNADSDDDGDGVADDQDAFPLNPAESLDSDSDGIGNNADPDDDNDGVIDEEDAFPLDATESVDTDNDGTGDGADTDRDGDGVANELDNCPLTPNEDQLDSDNDNIGDACDDSSDSTIAVWDGFNWDQADWQ; the protein is encoded by the coding sequence ATGTTACGACAACAACTCGCTCTTTTTAGAGCGAAAGGGTTTGCTATTGCCCTTATTTCTGCAGCAGTAAGTGCTTGCGGTGGTGGAGGTGGCGGTGGATCGTCAGCGAGTTCCGCAGCGAGTATTGGTGGCGCGGGTGTAAAGGGGCCTCTAGCGAACGCGAGTATTAATGCCTACGCATTTGATGCAAATAGCATAGATTTATTGGGTGCCCTGTTGGGCTCCGGATCAACAAATGATAGTGCGGCCATAACCGATCTGAGTATTCCTGCTAGCCACCGTGGAGCGGTGATACTTGAGATATCGGCTGACGAATACACCGTTGATATTTCCACCGGAACAGTGCCAATTATTAAGCGCTTGTTGACGGTGATTAATGTCAGTGATGCTAGTTTAGATGACGTTTATCTCTCGCCATTAACCACTATCGCCTATCGTTTGGCCGCACAGAATGGTGATTTAGCAACGCCTGTTTATAACGGGAATGCAGATGGCCAGTTGAGCGAAGAGGAGTTTCTTTCGGCCTTTTCTGTCGCTTCTCGCCAAACTGCAAGTGCGCTCGGTTTTGGTATGAGTGCATCGGTGTCACTTAACTCAACGGCACCGCTAATTAATAATAGTGTGAATAGCGTCGAGAAGCAGGTGTTGGCGGCGCAATATCGAACGGCAATTGAAGCGGTTAGCGCTGTTGCTAAGAGTCTTGCTGATAGCGCTACGCAAAATAATGCAGCAAATACCGTAGATAGCGAAGCTATGTTAGCTGCGCTCGCTGACGATTTAGCGGATGGCAGTATTGATGGTTTGTCCAAAGGTAATGTCATCGCGGCGTTTAGTGACGTTAATAATGTCGTTGATTTAGTTACCGTTGACCCCTCTACACTGGTTATTCCCGGGACCAACATTAAGGTGACCGAGATAGCGAGTGTTCTTGTTAGCGAAAAGAATCGCACAGGTGCTGGTACTGATACTGCTGCACTTGAAAGTGGTGAGGCTAAATCAGAGCCAGTCGCCGCACGTACCGTGCCAGACTCTGATGACGATGGTGTCGACGACAGTCAGGACAATTGCCCGGCGCTTGCTAATTCGCAACAGGCAGATCTAGACGGCGATGGTAAGGGCGATATTTGCGATGAAGATATTGACGGTGATGGTGTTAATAACGACGCCGATGCTTTTCCAGAAGAAGAAAATGAGTCTGTAGATACTGATCTCGACGGCACTGGCAATAATGCCGACTCTGACGACGACGGAGATGGTGTTGCGGACGATCAAGATGCCTTCCCGTTAAATCCAGCGGAATCTCTAGATAGCGATAGCGACGGTATTGGCAATAACGCTGACCCTGATGATGACAACGATGGTGTTATTGACGAGGAAGATGCATTTCCACTTGATGCAACTGAGTCAGTCGATACCGATAACGACGGAACTGGAGACGGCGCAGATACAGATCGTGACGGAGACGGTGTTGCAAATGAATTAGATAACTGTCCGTTAACGCCTAACGAAGACCAGTTAGATTCTGACAACGATAATATCGGTGATGCCTGCGACGATTCAAGCGATTCTACAATTGCCGTGTGGGATGGATTTAATTGGGATCAAGCCGATTGGCAGTAA
- a CDS encoding TonB-dependent siderophore receptor, whose product MANYTTLSLRAAVALVSFGMTTTVVAQNAGDQKVAAKRDNTAVEYVHVYGEQGKTTTATNLNLSLFETPQTVTAISRSQMDDFLLDKANEVLDYTPGVTVEEVETHRTYYTARGFDIVNFQYDGVGTPFAFGLVQGQSDTAVYQKIEVVKGAAGLITGLANPSATINYVRKRPTEDLQANARASVNEWNGYRLDGDVSGRLGDGVRGRVVVASEDTESYLDRHEDSTNLFYGVLEFDLSEETLLTVGHSYDLNEADGILWGALPLSYSDGTPTDYEVSTSSAPDWSFRDTEQQQTFVELKHQLSDKWMLSGIYTKTDTDIESELFYIAGSPNPDESGLSAYTGRYLNGVKRDMFDISASGYIEVGGREHQLVVGYNRADVEITGASYLDLANGYPALGSDWAQGNSPRPNFVDHDPIGGTSKVEQEHQSFYAAARISFSDQLSALMGARKAEYEQSGVSYGGLANTDADELVPYFGLSYQVTDDVMLYGSHSEVFSPQLFVDPQLRPLGAAKGESSEIGFKTAFNNERAILTVAVFQSEIGNLGVFVGNDIDSGVATYEPKTQESEGYEIELAGQLSDELNISAGYTKVDIRDVNGEVIPYIPEHMIKASASYQIPRIPALKVGGVLKWQDTITTTGATAKQQSYALLDLVLSYRLSEQVSAAININNLNDEKYYNSLYWDQAYFGAPRNVALSVSWTL is encoded by the coding sequence ATGGCTAATTACACCACCTTATCCCTCCGCGCGGCGGTTGCGCTAGTGTCTTTTGGCATGACGACAACCGTTGTTGCTCAAAACGCCGGCGACCAAAAAGTTGCAGCAAAGCGCGACAATACTGCCGTTGAGTACGTTCATGTTTATGGCGAGCAGGGTAAAACCACCACAGCAACTAATCTCAATTTAAGCCTATTTGAAACCCCACAAACGGTCACTGCTATTTCACGTTCACAAATGGACGACTTTCTGTTGGATAAAGCTAACGAGGTGCTTGACTACACCCCAGGGGTGACGGTGGAAGAGGTTGAAACACACCGCACTTACTACACCGCGCGCGGGTTTGATATTGTCAATTTTCAATACGACGGTGTAGGAACGCCATTCGCATTTGGCCTTGTGCAAGGCCAGTCGGATACCGCTGTATATCAAAAAATAGAAGTGGTTAAAGGCGCCGCGGGTTTAATTACCGGCTTGGCGAACCCTTCAGCCACTATAAACTACGTTCGTAAGCGGCCAACAGAAGACCTGCAAGCTAACGCCCGGGCTTCCGTCAACGAGTGGAATGGCTATCGTCTCGACGGCGATGTATCTGGACGTCTAGGGGACGGTGTGCGCGGGCGCGTGGTGGTCGCTAGCGAAGATACCGAGTCGTATCTTGATCGTCATGAAGACAGCACCAATTTGTTTTATGGCGTGCTGGAATTCGATCTCAGCGAAGAAACCTTACTCACGGTAGGCCACAGCTACGATCTGAATGAAGCCGACGGCATTTTATGGGGTGCCTTACCCTTGAGTTATTCAGACGGCACCCCGACGGATTACGAGGTATCTACCAGTAGTGCCCCTGATTGGTCATTTCGCGATACCGAGCAGCAACAAACCTTTGTCGAGCTAAAACACCAGCTTAGTGATAAGTGGATGTTGAGTGGTATTTATACAAAAACAGATACGGATATTGAATCAGAACTGTTTTACATCGCAGGCTCTCCCAACCCAGATGAATCGGGGCTTAGCGCCTATACCGGACGTTATTTGAATGGTGTTAAAAGGGATATGTTTGACATCTCTGCCTCCGGTTATATTGAGGTGGGAGGTCGTGAACATCAGCTAGTGGTGGGCTATAACCGCGCTGATGTAGAAATTACTGGCGCGTCTTATCTAGATCTGGCAAACGGTTACCCAGCGCTGGGTTCCGATTGGGCGCAGGGCAATAGCCCACGGCCTAATTTTGTTGACCACGACCCTATTGGCGGCACCAGTAAGGTCGAGCAAGAGCATCAATCGTTCTATGCGGCGGCGCGTATCAGTTTCAGCGATCAGCTTTCAGCCCTTATGGGAGCGCGTAAAGCGGAATACGAGCAAAGTGGCGTGAGCTACGGCGGCTTGGCAAATACTGATGCAGATGAGCTTGTGCCGTATTTTGGCCTTAGCTACCAAGTGACTGACGATGTGATGCTCTATGGCAGTCACTCTGAAGTATTTTCACCTCAGTTGTTTGTTGACCCCCAGCTGCGTCCCCTTGGCGCGGCTAAGGGCGAAAGCTCGGAAATTGGTTTTAAAACGGCATTTAACAATGAGCGCGCCATTCTTACCGTGGCGGTCTTTCAGTCAGAAATAGGAAACCTCGGCGTTTTTGTCGGCAACGACATCGACAGTGGTGTGGCGACCTATGAACCGAAAACTCAAGAAAGTGAAGGCTATGAAATTGAGCTTGCCGGTCAGTTGTCGGATGAGCTGAATATTAGCGCGGGCTACACCAAAGTTGATATTCGTGATGTAAACGGCGAGGTCATTCCCTATATTCCGGAGCACATGATTAAAGCTTCTGCCTCCTACCAAATCCCTCGTATTCCGGCGTTAAAAGTTGGCGGTGTACTCAAGTGGCAAGACACTATTACCACCACAGGGGCCACCGCAAAGCAGCAAAGCTATGCACTCTTGGATCTTGTGCTTAGCTATCGACTTAGCGAACAAGTCTCCGCTGCAATTAATATTAATAACCTAAACGACGAAAAATATTACAACAGCCTTTACTGGGATCAAGCTTATTTTGGCGCGCCTCGTAATGTAGCGCTTTCAGTGAGCTGGACGCTTTAA
- a CDS encoding TonB-dependent receptor domain-containing protein: MRYNNYDDFGGTAYFKLASSFRATDRVSLRGAASTGFRAPSMQQQYFQ, translated from the coding sequence GTGCGCTACAACAATTACGATGATTTCGGCGGAACCGCATACTTCAAGCTGGCCAGCAGTTTTCGGGCAACCGACAGGGTGAGCTTGCGAGGTGCCGCAAGTACTGGTTTCCGAGCTCCGTCTATGCAGCAGCAGTACTTTCAATAA
- the lon gene encoding endopeptidase La, protein MSEEKNHENVLDGEMMSGDERGTGLVIPDSVMPSTLYLLPALKRPFFPAQVQPILLDIVLWGETVKRVTDKQQQALGLLYCGELDDANEWRPDKLPTVGCAARIHQIHQEKGTAQIVVQGVKRFRIRRWLSNKPPFLVEVDYPDNIGERDTDEVKAYAMAIIKAIKDLLAINPLYSEELKQYLSRFSPNEPSLLVDFAAAITSSASGDDLQEIMETIPLLGRMEKVLQLLAKEREVAQLQGRISKQVNESITDSQRKFFLKEQLKVIQRELGISKDDRSADADQFRKNLKGKTLPAAAQKRVDDEINKLEVLESGSPEYAVTRNYLDWLSQLPWGVYSSDRLDLKHARKVLAEHHHGLDDVKDRIIEFLAVGKFKGSVAGSIVLLVGPPGVGKTSIGRSIADALGRKFYRFSLGGMRDEAEIKGHRRTYIGAMPGKLVQALKDVETANPVIMLDEIDKLGTSFQGDPASAMLEVLDPEQNSEFLDHYLDLRFDLSKVLFVCTANQLDSIPGPLLDRMEVIRLAGYLGEEKLAIAKKHLWPRLLQRNGIGKQQLSINAAALRHVIDGYAREAGVRGLEKQLGRIVRKAAVSLLEDGVKKLSIGRDDVEKLLGKPIFKKEKRQRGVGVMTGLAWTAMGGATLAVECSRIHTLSRSFQLTGQLGDVMKESATIAYGHIMSNLERFGADPKFFNESMIHLHVPEGATPKDGPSAGVTMASALLSLALNKAPKPGFAMTGELTLTGQVLPVGGIREKLIAAKRIGIKKIILPEGNRRDYDELPAYVRSGVDVYFAEHFDDVREVLFN, encoded by the coding sequence ATGTCTGAAGAGAAGAATCATGAGAACGTACTAGATGGTGAAATGATGAGCGGCGATGAGCGCGGCACCGGCTTGGTGATTCCCGACAGTGTCATGCCCTCTACCTTATACCTGCTTCCTGCCCTAAAACGCCCCTTTTTTCCTGCGCAAGTACAACCAATTTTATTAGATATTGTTTTGTGGGGAGAGACCGTAAAGCGCGTCACTGATAAGCAGCAGCAAGCTCTGGGCCTGCTGTACTGCGGCGAGCTTGACGACGCTAATGAGTGGCGACCAGATAAGCTCCCGACAGTAGGTTGTGCGGCCCGAATTCATCAGATTCACCAAGAGAAAGGTACCGCGCAGATCGTGGTGCAAGGTGTGAAGCGTTTTCGCATTCGGCGGTGGCTGAGTAATAAGCCACCATTTTTAGTTGAGGTCGACTACCCAGACAATATTGGCGAGCGCGATACCGATGAAGTTAAGGCCTACGCCATGGCCATTATCAAGGCAATAAAAGACCTACTGGCAATCAACCCGCTGTACAGCGAAGAATTGAAACAGTACCTCAGCCGCTTTAGCCCCAATGAACCTTCGCTCCTCGTGGATTTTGCGGCGGCAATTACCAGCAGTGCTAGCGGCGACGATCTTCAAGAAATTATGGAGACCATACCGCTGCTAGGTCGTATGGAAAAGGTGCTGCAGTTGCTGGCCAAAGAGCGTGAAGTTGCGCAGCTGCAGGGCCGTATTAGCAAGCAAGTAAACGAAAGTATTACCGACAGTCAGCGCAAGTTCTTTTTGAAGGAGCAGCTTAAGGTCATTCAGCGGGAGCTCGGTATCTCTAAGGATGATCGGTCTGCAGACGCAGATCAGTTCCGCAAAAATTTAAAGGGCAAGACATTACCCGCAGCGGCACAAAAACGCGTTGATGACGAAATTAATAAGTTAGAAGTGCTCGAGAGCGGCTCCCCAGAATACGCCGTAACCCGTAATTATTTAGACTGGCTTAGCCAATTGCCGTGGGGGGTATACTCGTCCGACCGTCTTGACCTCAAACACGCCCGCAAAGTCTTAGCAGAGCATCACCACGGGCTCGATGATGTGAAAGACCGCATTATTGAATTTCTCGCTGTGGGTAAATTTAAAGGCAGTGTGGCTGGCTCTATTGTGTTGTTAGTTGGGCCGCCGGGGGTGGGCAAAACCTCCATAGGCCGTTCTATTGCCGACGCCTTGGGGCGTAAATTTTATCGCTTCAGCCTTGGCGGAATGCGCGACGAAGCGGAGATCAAAGGGCATCGGCGCACCTATATTGGCGCTATGCCGGGTAAACTGGTGCAAGCATTAAAAGACGTTGAAACCGCAAATCCCGTTATTATGCTCGACGAGATCGACAAGCTCGGTACCTCGTTTCAAGGTGATCCAGCGTCGGCCATGTTGGAGGTGTTGGACCCTGAGCAGAATAGCGAATTTCTTGACCACTACCTTGATCTGCGTTTTGACCTCTCCAAAGTATTGTTCGTTTGTACCGCCAACCAGCTCGATAGTATTCCCGGTCCTTTGTTAGATCGGATGGAAGTGATTCGGCTTGCCGGTTATTTGGGAGAGGAAAAATTAGCGATTGCCAAAAAACATCTGTGGCCACGATTGCTGCAGCGCAACGGCATAGGCAAGCAGCAGCTCAGTATTAATGCTGCGGCACTGCGCCATGTCATTGATGGCTACGCCCGTGAAGCCGGAGTGCGAGGCTTAGAAAAGCAGCTTGGCCGCATTGTGCGCAAGGCCGCAGTGAGTTTGCTGGAAGACGGCGTTAAGAAACTGAGCATTGGGCGCGACGACGTTGAAAAATTACTTGGTAAACCCATTTTCAAAAAAGAAAAGCGGCAGCGCGGCGTTGGTGTAATGACAGGCCTTGCTTGGACCGCAATGGGCGGGGCAACGCTAGCAGTCGAGTGCTCGCGCATCCATACCTTGAGTCGCAGCTTTCAGCTTACGGGGCAGCTCGGTGACGTGATGAAGGAGTCGGCGACAATTGCCTACGGTCATATTATGTCTAATCTGGAGCGTTTCGGCGCTGACCCCAAATTTTTTAATGAGTCAATGATTCACCTTCATGTGCCAGAGGGCGCGACACCCAAGGATGGCCCGAGCGCGGGTGTCACTATGGCTTCCGCACTGCTATCGCTAGCGCTAAATAAAGCGCCAAAACCGGGTTTTGCTATGACCGGTGAATTGACCTTGACTGGTCAAGTGCTGCCGGTGGGGGGGATTCGCGAAAAGTTAATTGCGGCAAAACGTATTGGTATCAAAAAAATCATACTTCCGGAGGGCAATCGTCGTGACTACGACGAGCTGCCGGCATATGTGCGCAGTGGTGTTGATGTTTATTTTGCTGAGCACTTTGATGATGTCCGTGAGGTGTTGTTTAATTAA
- a CDS encoding LysR family transcriptional regulator, with translation MTDILRADLNLLKVLDVLLDECSVSLAAKRLHVTQPSVSYTLQKLRELFDDPLFIRAQRGLIPTARAEALRPSIKRLLNDAQTLIKPPEFRPDQAEFTFSVSANDYLQIALLAPLIMAVRELSPRVKIAIYDLSAEAATERMRRGDLDMVLTFPEELAADFCSRRLFRDNYVGVVSRDHPLKSKSVSLAQFLRYDQVIVSPTGFAFEGPLYRGLLDSPLMEKIAVTSPSFGILPRLLAGGELVAMIPRRLLAMMTSELREINIAAEMPALDVIAAWHPRVDHDPAHQWLRGILGRVAAES, from the coding sequence ATGACTGATATATTGAGGGCCGACCTCAATCTACTAAAGGTGCTGGATGTGCTGCTGGACGAATGCAGTGTTTCTCTCGCGGCAAAGCGCCTGCATGTGACCCAGCCCAGTGTCAGCTATACCTTGCAAAAACTGCGGGAGTTATTTGACGACCCCTTGTTTATCCGTGCCCAGCGCGGGCTTATTCCAACGGCGCGCGCCGAGGCATTGCGGCCATCGATAAAGCGCTTACTCAATGACGCGCAAACCTTAATCAAACCGCCGGAGTTTAGGCCTGATCAGGCTGAGTTTACCTTTTCGGTATCGGCTAACGACTACTTGCAAATTGCCTTGCTAGCACCTTTGATAATGGCGGTTCGTGAATTATCGCCCAGGGTGAAGATCGCGATTTACGACCTGAGCGCAGAAGCAGCAACGGAGAGGATGCGGCGGGGCGATCTCGATATGGTGTTGACCTTTCCAGAGGAGCTGGCAGCTGATTTTTGTAGCCGACGGCTGTTTCGAGATAACTACGTTGGCGTCGTTAGCCGCGATCATCCGCTTAAATCAAAATCGGTGTCGCTTGCTCAGTTTTTGCGTTACGACCAGGTCATTGTGTCACCAACCGGTTTTGCTTTTGAAGGCCCGCTTTACCGCGGCCTACTTGATTCCCCTTTAATGGAAAAAATTGCGGTTACTTCCCCGAGTTTCGGCATTCTTCCCCGCCTTTTGGCCGGGGGTGAATTGGTAGCCATGATTCCTCGACGATTGTTGGCGATGATGACAAGTGAGCTGCGCGAAATAAACATTGCGGCCGAAATGCCCGCCCTCGATGTGATTGCCGCCTGGCACCCCCGCGTAGATCACGATCCGGCCCATCAGTGGCTGCGCGGCATTTTGGGCCGAGTTGCAGCGGAAAGTTAA